The following coding sequences lie in one Pseudomonas sp. SL4(2022) genomic window:
- a CDS encoding dihydrofolate reductase: MNISLPLCMIAALAENRVIGRDNQLPWHLPADLKHFKALTLGKPIIMGRKTWDSLGRPLPGRLNLVVSRQPGLQLEGAEVFASLDAALERAEAWAREEDAEELMLIGGAQLYELGLAQAKRLYLTRVGISPQGDAYFPELAKDDWHLSSAIEHTEGLGTPGYVFEVWDRK; encoded by the coding sequence ATGAACATTTCCCTGCCTCTCTGCATGATCGCTGCCCTGGCGGAAAACCGCGTGATCGGCCGCGATAACCAACTGCCCTGGCATCTGCCGGCGGACCTCAAGCATTTCAAGGCGCTGACCTTGGGCAAGCCGATCATCATGGGTCGCAAGACCTGGGATTCCCTCGGCCGGCCCTTGCCGGGCCGACTCAATCTGGTGGTCAGCCGCCAGCCCGGTTTACAGTTGGAGGGCGCGGAAGTCTTCGCCAGCCTCGATGCCGCGCTCGAACGTGCCGAAGCCTGGGCGCGCGAAGAAGATGCCGAAGAGCTGATGCTGATCGGCGGTGCGCAGTTGTACGAATTGGGCCTGGCTCAAGCCAAGCGCCTGTACCTGACCCGCGTCGGCATCAGCCCCCAGGGCGATGCCTACTTTCCTGAACTGGCGAAGGATGACTGGCACCTGTCTTCTGCCATCGAACACACGGAAGGGCTGGGAACGCCCGGCTATGTGTTTGAGGTGTGGGATCGCAAATAG
- a CDS encoding DUF2868 domain-containing protein: MSPLENPTRNRLQRLWLCEALRLREEHAGPLEDGEANRQAQRAASGLPERIEARALWLANRDGQLQAQQHWLQGARMALGLLVLLALLSGAGLALSALGDGQRPINVFWAVGSLLGLHLLLLCAWLLNLLLTGKQPGVLGRLWLWLSEKLARDARAAQLAPALLLLLQRQGLSRWLLGLLVHGLWLVALLSALLLTLALLATRRYGFVWETTLLGSDTFVSLTHALGAIPALLGFTVPSADIIRASGDAALPIEAARHAWAGWLLGVLLVFGILPRLLLALFCLWRWQAGQRRLVLDLSLPGYSLLRERLQPSSERLGVCDAAPAQLHQPQAGNHTEGSQGALLVAVELDPLRSWPPVLPKGIGDAGVIDSREQRKQLLDQLNRFPPARLLIACDPRRSPDRGSLALLGELARSAAATRIWLLPPPPGEALDSTRLGDWHRALEQLQLSYSDSAPLNWLEHGHD, from the coding sequence GTGAGTCCACTCGAAAACCCGACGCGCAACCGCCTGCAGCGCCTGTGGCTGTGCGAAGCCCTGCGCCTGCGTGAAGAACATGCCGGCCCACTGGAAGACGGCGAAGCCAACCGCCAGGCCCAACGTGCGGCCAGCGGCCTGCCTGAACGCATTGAAGCACGCGCCCTGTGGCTGGCCAACCGTGATGGCCAGCTGCAGGCCCAACAGCACTGGCTGCAAGGGGCGCGCATGGCCCTCGGCCTGCTGGTACTGCTGGCCCTGCTCAGCGGAGCGGGCTTGGCGCTGAGTGCACTGGGCGATGGCCAGCGCCCGATCAACGTGTTCTGGGCTGTGGGCAGCTTGCTGGGTCTTCATCTGCTGCTGCTCTGTGCCTGGCTGCTGAACCTGCTGCTGACCGGTAAACAGCCCGGCGTGCTGGGCCGGTTGTGGCTGTGGCTGAGTGAAAAGCTGGCCCGCGATGCTCGTGCCGCCCAACTGGCCCCGGCACTCCTGCTGCTGTTGCAGCGTCAGGGACTCAGCCGCTGGCTGCTGGGACTGCTGGTGCATGGACTGTGGCTGGTCGCTCTGCTCAGCGCCCTGCTGCTCACCCTGGCCTTGCTGGCCACCCGGCGCTACGGATTTGTCTGGGAAACGACGCTGTTGGGCAGCGACACCTTTGTCAGCCTGACCCACGCGCTGGGTGCCATCCCGGCACTCCTGGGGTTTACCGTACCCAGTGCCGACATCATCCGCGCCAGTGGTGATGCGGCTCTCCCGATCGAAGCCGCGCGCCATGCCTGGGCCGGCTGGCTGCTTGGCGTGCTGCTGGTGTTCGGCATCCTTCCACGTTTGCTGCTGGCTCTGTTCTGCCTGTGGCGTTGGCAGGCCGGGCAGAGGCGCTTGGTCCTGGACCTCAGCCTGCCTGGCTACAGCCTGCTGCGCGAACGCCTGCAACCGAGCAGCGAACGCCTCGGCGTGTGCGATGCCGCGCCTGCACAGCTGCATCAACCCCAGGCAGGCAACCACACCGAAGGCAGCCAGGGTGCGCTGCTGGTGGCCGTCGAACTGGACCCGCTGCGCAGCTGGCCACCCGTTTTACCCAAGGGCATCGGCGATGCCGGGGTGATCGACAGCCGCGAACAACGCAAGCAGCTGCTCGACCAACTCAACCGCTTTCCACCGGCCCGCCTGCTGATTGCCTGCGACCCGCGCCGTTCGCCGGATCGTGGCAGCCTGGCACTGCTCGGTGAACTGGCACGCAGCGCAGCCGCCACGCGCATCTGGTTACTGCCACCGCCGCCCGGCGAAGCCCTCGACAGCACCCGTTTGGGCGACTGGCACCGCGCGCTGGAGCAATTGCAGCTGAGCTACAGCGACAGTGCGCCGCTCAACTGGCTGGAGCATGGCCATGACTAA
- a CDS encoding NRDE family protein: MCLIVLAWRPGHAQPLLLAANRDEFYERPSQAMAEWPDMPGVIAGRDLQAGGTWLGIGANGRFAALTNIRDPGQAQGSRSRGELPVAFLAGSHSIKDFLHDLHEQRRHYSGFNLLLGDSQQLWHFNSLNGRARPLAEGVHGLSNADLDTPWPKLQRAKQALHKGLHEPHPQMLFKLLADPTRAADAELPQTGIGLTGERLLSSIFIASATYGTRASTALIVNADGSRVLAERTFGSYGSCLGEVILHC, translated from the coding sequence ATGTGCCTGATCGTCCTGGCCTGGCGACCGGGCCATGCCCAGCCGCTGCTACTGGCAGCCAACCGTGATGAGTTCTATGAGCGTCCCAGCCAGGCAATGGCCGAATGGCCCGATATGCCGGGGGTGATTGCCGGTCGCGACCTGCAAGCCGGCGGCACCTGGCTAGGCATCGGCGCCAATGGGCGCTTTGCCGCCCTGACCAATATTCGCGACCCCGGCCAGGCTCAAGGCAGCCGCTCACGGGGCGAGTTGCCGGTGGCCTTTCTCGCCGGCAGCCACAGCATCAAAGACTTTCTGCATGACCTGCACGAGCAGCGCCGTCACTACAGCGGCTTCAACCTGCTGCTCGGTGACAGCCAGCAACTCTGGCACTTCAACTCCCTCAACGGACGCGCCAGGCCATTGGCTGAAGGCGTGCACGGCCTGTCGAATGCCGACCTGGACACGCCCTGGCCCAAGCTGCAGCGGGCCAAGCAGGCGCTGCACAAAGGGCTGCATGAGCCGCATCCACAGATGCTGTTCAAGCTGTTGGCCGACCCCACGCGCGCAGCAGACGCTGAGCTGCCGCAAACCGGTATCGGCCTGACCGGCGAACGCTTGCTGTCCAGCATATTTATTGCCAGCGCCACCTACGGTACCCGCGCCAGTACTGCGTTGATCGTCAATGCCGACGGCAGCCGCGTGCTGGCCGAGCGCACGTTCGGCAGCTATGGCAGCTGTTTAGGTGAGGTGATTTTGCACTGCTGA
- a CDS encoding DUF6929 family protein encodes MLSPADNLLALRQLATLRLSAASALVCQGQSLWVLADDALVLQRYNLSGDWQAEQTLLPGELPTDAKQRKRLKPDFEALLLLPEGGLLALGSGSTKRRCRGCLVKADSVRVIDLNPLYQALAEHFQDLNIEGGVAYRGQLLLAQRGNGRGRENALVVLDLPQVQRDLQHGQLSAAALQRTVPLQLPELDGVPLSLTDLSVAPSGALYFTATAEATDSSYLDGACVGSVLGRLDAQLTVVELSRLTPVVKIEGLAFQADGRPLLVADADDPTIASPLFTLDGFSEPARSH; translated from the coding sequence GTGCTGAGTCCTGCAGATAACCTCCTGGCGTTGCGCCAACTGGCTACCCTGCGTCTGTCGGCAGCCAGTGCACTGGTGTGTCAGGGGCAGAGCTTGTGGGTACTGGCTGACGATGCGCTGGTGCTGCAGCGCTATAACCTGAGTGGCGACTGGCAGGCCGAACAGACCCTGCTCCCCGGCGAATTACCCACCGATGCCAAGCAGCGCAAACGCCTTAAACCGGATTTCGAGGCGTTGCTGTTATTACCTGAAGGCGGCCTGCTGGCCTTGGGGTCGGGTTCGACCAAGCGGCGTTGTCGCGGTTGTCTGGTTAAGGCTGACAGTGTGCGGGTTATCGATCTTAACCCCTTATACCAGGCGCTCGCTGAGCACTTTCAGGACCTGAATATCGAAGGCGGGGTGGCCTATCGCGGGCAGTTGCTGTTGGCGCAGCGCGGCAATGGCCGCGGCCGGGAAAATGCTCTGGTAGTGCTCGATTTGCCGCAGGTGCAGCGCGATCTGCAGCACGGACAACTGAGTGCCGCCGCTCTGCAGCGGACGGTGCCGCTGCAGTTGCCGGAGCTGGACGGCGTGCCACTGAGCCTGACTGACCTCAGCGTGGCGCCCTCTGGTGCGCTGTATTTCACGGCGACGGCGGAGGCTACCGACTCCAGCTACCTGGACGGTGCCTGTGTCGGCAGCGTGCTTGGGCGGCTGGATGCGCAGCTGACGGTCGTTGAGCTAAGCCGCCTGACGCCTGTGGTGAAGATCGAAGGGTTGGCTTTTCAGGCCGATGGTCGGCCGCTGCTGGTTGCCGATGCCGACGATCCGACGATTGCCTCGCCGCTGTTTACCCTTGATGGATTCAGCGAGCCTGCCCGCAGCCACTGA
- a CDS encoding thymidylate synthase: MKQYLDLMRLVRETGTFKSDRTGTGTYSIFAHQMRFNLADGFPLVTTKKCHLKSIIHELLWFLQGDTNIKYLKDNGVRIWDEWADENGDLGPVYGYQWRSWPAPNGESIDQISKLIEMIKKNPDSRRLIVSAWNPALVEQMALPPCHALFQFYVADGKLSCQLYQRSADIFLGVPFNIASYALLTLMVAQVCGLQPGDFIWTGGDCHLYANHIEQTDLQLSREPLPLPTMKLNPEVKDLLAFKFEDFELLGYQAHPHIPAPVAV; the protein is encoded by the coding sequence ATGAAACAGTACCTCGACCTGATGCGTCTGGTGCGCGAGACCGGCACCTTCAAGAGTGACCGCACCGGCACCGGCACCTACAGCATTTTTGCCCATCAGATGCGCTTTAACCTGGCCGACGGCTTCCCGCTGGTGACCACCAAGAAGTGCCACCTGAAATCGATCATCCACGAGCTGCTGTGGTTCCTCCAGGGCGACACCAACATCAAATACCTGAAGGACAACGGTGTGCGCATCTGGGATGAGTGGGCCGACGAAAACGGCGACCTCGGCCCGGTGTACGGCTACCAGTGGCGCAGCTGGCCCGCGCCGAACGGCGAGTCGATCGACCAGATCAGCAAGCTGATCGAGATGATCAAGAAGAACCCCGACTCGCGCCGCTTGATCGTCTCCGCCTGGAACCCGGCGCTGGTGGAGCAGATGGCCCTGCCGCCGTGCCATGCGCTGTTCCAGTTCTACGTGGCCGACGGCAAGCTGAGCTGCCAGCTGTATCAGCGCTCGGCGGATATCTTCCTCGGCGTGCCGTTCAATATCGCCAGCTACGCCTTGCTGACGTTGATGGTGGCGCAGGTCTGTGGCCTGCAACCGGGCGACTTTATCTGGACCGGCGGCGACTGCCACCTGTACGCCAACCACATCGAACAGACTGACCTGCAGCTGAGCCGCGAGCCGCTACCGCTGCCGACCATGAAGCTCAACCCCGAGGTCAAAGACCTGCTGGCCTTCAAGTTCGAAGATTTCGAGCTGCTTGGCTATCAGGCGCATCCGCATATCCCGGCGCCTGTCGCGGTCTGA
- a CDS encoding YitT family protein: MHDADADHAEPDRIAAIFIRHPLWEDGLALLLGTAMVALGITFYSQAGLLTGGTVGLAFLLKYLLGWPFGVVFYLINLPFYALAIWRMGWPFTLRTFCAVGMVSLLAELTPQWIGFTHLNVVYAALFGGFAMGLGLLMLFRHRASLGGVNILALYLQERFGLRAGKVQMAIDILIVLGAVLIVPLDKVALSILGALALNMVLAINHRAGRYMGVS, translated from the coding sequence ATGCATGACGCTGATGCCGATCACGCCGAGCCGGATCGTATTGCCGCGATCTTTATTCGTCATCCACTCTGGGAGGACGGCCTGGCGCTGTTGCTGGGCACCGCCATGGTGGCGCTGGGGATTACTTTTTACAGTCAGGCCGGGCTGCTGACTGGCGGTACGGTCGGGTTGGCCTTCCTGCTCAAGTACCTGCTTGGCTGGCCCTTTGGTGTGGTGTTCTATCTGATCAACCTACCGTTCTACGCCCTGGCCATCTGGCGCATGGGCTGGCCGTTCACCCTGCGTACCTTCTGTGCGGTGGGGATGGTCTCGCTGCTGGCTGAGTTGACGCCGCAGTGGATTGGTTTTACTCACCTGAACGTGGTGTATGCCGCGCTATTCGGTGGTTTTGCCATGGGTCTGGGCTTGCTGATGCTGTTCCGCCACCGCGCCAGCCTGGGTGGGGTGAACATCCTGGCGCTGTACCTGCAGGAGCGTTTTGGCCTGCGCGCCGGCAAGGTGCAGATGGCTATCGATATCCTGATTGTGTTGGGCGCCGTGCTGATTGTGCCGTTGGACAAGGTGGCGCTGTCGATCCTCGGCGCGCTGGCGCTGAATATGGTGCTGGCGATCAACCACCGCGCCGGGCGCTACATGGGGGTCAGTTAA
- a CDS encoding sulfite exporter TauE/SafE family protein yields the protein MELLLYLILGAAAGTLAGLFGVGGGIIIVPVLVLSFAAQGFDPLVLTHLAVGTSLATIIFTSINSVLEHHRKGAVLWPVFAWMTLGILLGAAIGAVTAAAIQGPMLQKIIGVFAIIIAVQMALELKPKASRTVPGKPGLAVAGVVIGWASAIFGIGGGSLTVPFLTWRSVAMQQAVATSSACGLPIAVASALSFIWLGWDKPVLPEWSLGFVYLPALVGIAIPSMYFARVGARLAHKLSPRLLKRLFALLLFSVGLSFLI from the coding sequence ATGGAACTGCTGCTGTATTTGATCTTGGGCGCTGCGGCCGGAACCCTGGCTGGGCTGTTTGGCGTTGGTGGCGGCATCATCATCGTCCCGGTATTGGTGCTGAGCTTTGCTGCGCAGGGCTTCGATCCCCTGGTGCTGACCCATCTGGCAGTGGGCACTTCATTGGCCACCATCATTTTTACCTCGATCAACTCGGTTCTCGAGCACCACCGCAAAGGTGCGGTGCTGTGGCCGGTATTTGCCTGGATGACCCTGGGTATCCTGCTGGGCGCGGCCATTGGCGCGGTCACTGCAGCGGCCATTCAGGGGCCGATGCTGCAGAAGATCATCGGCGTGTTTGCCATCATCATTGCCGTGCAGATGGCCCTGGAATTGAAACCCAAAGCCAGTCGCACGGTCCCAGGCAAGCCAGGGTTGGCGGTGGCAGGTGTGGTGATCGGCTGGGCCTCGGCGATTTTCGGGATTGGTGGCGGTTCTCTGACCGTGCCGTTCCTGACCTGGCGCAGCGTGGCTATGCAGCAGGCGGTAGCCACATCCTCGGCCTGTGGTTTACCTATTGCTGTGGCCAGTGCCTTGAGTTTTATCTGGTTGGGCTGGGATAAACCCGTGCTGCCGGAGTGGAGCCTGGGCTTTGTCTACCTGCCGGCGCTGGTCGGTATCGCCATTCCCAGCATGTATTTTGCCCGTGTCGGCGCACGCCTGGCGCACAAGCTGTCACCGCGCCTGCTCAAGCGTCTGTTTGCCCTGCTGCTGTTTAGCGTGGGCCTGAGTTTTCTGATTTGA
- the lgt gene encoding prolipoprotein diacylglyceryl transferase has protein sequence MLPYPQIDPVALALGPLKIHWYGLMYLIGIGGAWWLASRRVNAFAPTWNKEKLSDLVFWVAMGVILGGRLGYVLFYDLAAYIAEPVRMLRIWEGGMSFHGGLIGVMLATWWFGKRNNKSFFELMDFIAPLVPIGLGAGRIGNFINAELWGKATDLPWAMIFPTDPQQLARHPSQLYQFALEGVALFTILWFYSRKPRPTMAVSGMFALCYGIFRFIVEFVRVPDAQLGYLAGGWLTMGQILCLPMIFGGLGLIAYAYKRQAAQEAVQ, from the coding sequence ATGCTGCCTTATCCGCAGATCGACCCGGTTGCACTGGCTCTTGGCCCGCTGAAAATCCATTGGTATGGCCTGATGTACCTGATCGGCATCGGTGGTGCCTGGTGGCTGGCCTCGCGCCGGGTCAACGCCTTTGCGCCGACCTGGAACAAGGAGAAACTCTCTGACCTGGTGTTCTGGGTCGCCATGGGGGTGATCCTCGGTGGCCGCCTGGGTTATGTGCTGTTTTACGACCTGGCGGCCTATATCGCCGAACCGGTGCGCATGCTGCGCATCTGGGAAGGCGGCATGTCGTTCCACGGCGGATTGATCGGCGTAATGCTGGCCACCTGGTGGTTCGGCAAGCGCAACAACAAAAGCTTCTTCGAACTGATGGACTTCATCGCGCCGCTGGTGCCAATTGGCCTGGGTGCCGGGCGCATTGGCAACTTTATCAACGCCGAACTGTGGGGCAAGGCCACCGATCTGCCTTGGGCGATGATCTTCCCCACCGACCCGCAGCAACTGGCGCGCCACCCCTCGCAGCTTTATCAGTTCGCCCTGGAAGGCGTGGCGTTGTTCACCATCCTCTGGTTCTACTCGCGTAAACCGCGCCCGACCATGGCCGTATCCGGCATGTTTGCTCTGTGTTACGGGATCTTCCGCTTTATCGTCGAGTTCGTCCGCGTGCCGGATGCTCAGCTTGGCTACCTGGCCGGCGGCTGGCTGACCATGGGCCAGATCCTCTGCCTGCCGATGATCTTCGGTGGCCTCGGTCTGATTGCCTACGCCTATAAACGTCAGGCGGCGCAGGAGGCCGTGCAATGA
- a CDS encoding DUF3482 domain-containing protein, with product MTKALKLAVVGHTNVGKTSLLRTLTRDVGFGEVSHRPSTTRHVEGARLSVDGVALLELYDTPGLEDAIALLDYLERLDRPGERLDGPARLARFLDSSEARQRFEQEAKVLRQLLASDAGLYVIDAREPVLAKYRDELAVLAMCGKPLLPVLNFVSSSQHREQNWRDALARLGLHALVCFDSVAPPLDGERRLYDSLALLQEKARPQLQQLIDDHLAQRQLRKSSAARLIAELLLDCAACRRSVAAQAVLEQGAIRDLHQTIRQREQRCVDALLRLYAFRRNDAEAGELPLLDGRWGDDLFNPETLKQLGINIGGGMAAGAATGIGVDMLVGGITLGAAALIGAVLGGSAQTLRNYGARLKGKLKGQRELTVDDAVLRLLALRQQLLLHALEARGHAAVEAINLSTPQDASWREGKLPDTLCKARAHPEWSSLNPGATLEDGERQVLVQALAAELL from the coding sequence ATGACTAAAGCCCTCAAGCTGGCCGTGGTCGGTCACACCAATGTCGGCAAGACCTCGCTGCTGCGCACCCTGACCCGCGACGTCGGCTTCGGTGAGGTGTCCCATCGTCCCAGTACCACTCGCCACGTCGAAGGCGCACGCCTGTCAGTGGACGGCGTGGCCCTGCTGGAGCTGTACGACACGCCCGGCCTGGAAGACGCCATCGCCTTGCTCGATTATCTGGAACGCCTGGATCGCCCCGGCGAGCGTTTGGACGGCCCGGCGCGGCTGGCGCGTTTTCTCGATAGCAGCGAAGCGCGCCAGCGTTTCGAGCAGGAAGCCAAGGTGCTGCGCCAGCTGCTGGCCTCGGATGCCGGCCTGTATGTGATCGATGCGCGTGAGCCGGTGCTGGCCAAATACCGCGACGAACTGGCCGTGCTAGCCATGTGCGGCAAGCCCTTGCTGCCGGTGCTGAACTTCGTCAGCAGCAGCCAGCATCGCGAGCAGAACTGGCGCGATGCCCTCGCCCGCCTCGGCCTGCATGCCCTGGTATGCTTCGACAGCGTGGCGCCACCGCTGGATGGCGAACGCCGCCTGTACGACAGCCTGGCGCTGCTGCAGGAAAAAGCCCGGCCACAACTGCAACAACTGATCGACGACCACCTGGCGCAGCGCCAATTACGCAAAAGCAGCGCTGCGCGGCTGATCGCCGAACTGCTGCTGGACTGCGCCGCCTGCCGCCGTAGCGTGGCCGCGCAAGCGGTGCTGGAACAGGGTGCAATCCGCGACCTGCATCAAACCATTCGCCAGCGCGAACAACGCTGTGTGGACGCCCTGCTGCGCCTGTACGCCTTTCGCCGGAACGACGCCGAGGCCGGCGAACTGCCACTGCTCGACGGGCGCTGGGGTGACGACCTGTTCAACCCGGAAACCCTCAAGCAGCTCGGCATCAATATCGGTGGCGGCATGGCGGCGGGTGCGGCCACCGGCATCGGCGTCGATATGCTGGTCGGCGGCATTACCCTCGGCGCGGCAGCGCTTATCGGTGCCGTGCTCGGCGGCAGCGCGCAGACCCTGCGTAACTACGGCGCGCGGCTGAAAGGCAAACTCAAGGGTCAGCGCGAGCTGACCGTGGACGACGCCGTGCTACGCCTGCTCGCACTGCGCCAGCAGTTGCTACTGCACGCGCTGGAAGCCCGTGGCCACGCCGCCGTCGAGGCCATCAACCTGAGTACGCCGCAGGACGCCAGCTGGCGCGAGGGCAAGCTGCCAGACACTTTGTGCAAAGCCCGTGCTCATCCCGAATGGTCATCGCTCAACCCCGGCGCAACGCTGGAGGATGGTGAACGCCAGGTGCTGGTGCAGGCGTTGGCGGCTGAGTTGCTCTAA
- a CDS encoding diguanylate cyclase domain-containing protein, protein MTLSIGVVYLQPRPPQTLAEALRLADAALYLAKAQGRNRVLSQILDAQV, encoded by the coding sequence GTGACGCTGAGTATCGGTGTGGTCTATCTCCAGCCACGGCCGCCGCAAACCTTGGCTGAGGCCTTGCGTCTGGCGGATGCGGCGCTCTACCTGGCCAAGGCACAGGGGCGCAACCGCGTACTCAGCCAGATTCTGGATGCACAGGTTTGA